A genomic region of Anaerolineales bacterium contains the following coding sequences:
- a CDS encoding molybdopterin-dependent oxidoreductase, whose amino-acid sequence MPTRQTAIGQSVTRVDALSKVLGQAQYPGDINKPNQAYAKVLFAGRPHAIIHSIDTSAAEALPGVIAIFTAKDVPVNAYGLMVQDQPVLCGPGSSTPYAERVRFVGDQVAFIVAESEAIAAAARDLIQVEYEDLPVLTDPLAAMQPAAPRLHPDSENTYHRYRVRYGGDIEAAFAAADVIVEGEYHTPVQEHAYLAPEAGLGYIDDQGRVTVEVAGQWAHEERMAIAHALDLPEEQVRVIHPAIGGAFGGREDMSVQIVLALAAWRLHQRGIHRPIKIIWSREESMIGHHKRHPYIIRSKWGATKDGKIIAAQSEVIADSGPYIYTSVKVLGNATLLATGPYVIPNVHVDACAVYTNNIPNGAFRGFGGPQGSFASESQINKLAAALGIDAVELRLLNVAREGDILATNTPQPKGVSLDKVIAACARAAGWQEHAGGWQRPAQGWGTASPPAAHIRRGIGFASAFKNVGFSFGFPERAWATIEIHGAGEIERVVVHQAGSDVGQGAHTAFKQMAAEAVGVPLEKVELVVADTAVTGDSGSASASRLTFMAGNAIRGAAAAALERWHNEDRPAIAEYKYVPPATTLLDPETGEGDPNFAYGYVAEAVAVEVDTQTGQVHITDVLCADDVGRAINPQQIEGQIEGAVVQAAGYTLMENFIQEGGYVKTPYFSNYLIPTVMDVPDRVQSLILEFAADEGPWGARGMAEMPYLPFAPAVTAAVYDATGVWIDQFPLLPERVLRALGKL is encoded by the coding sequence ATGCCCACGCGCCAAACTGCCATCGGCCAATCGGTCACCCGCGTAGATGCGCTGAGCAAAGTACTAGGGCAGGCCCAATATCCCGGCGATATTAACAAGCCGAACCAGGCCTACGCCAAGGTGCTGTTTGCCGGGCGGCCGCACGCCATCATTCACTCCATCGACACCTCGGCCGCCGAGGCCCTGCCTGGTGTCATCGCCATCTTTACCGCCAAGGATGTGCCCGTGAATGCCTATGGCCTGATGGTGCAAGACCAGCCGGTCTTGTGCGGCCCAGGCTCCAGCACACCCTACGCCGAGCGCGTGCGCTTTGTCGGTGACCAGGTGGCCTTCATCGTCGCCGAGAGCGAAGCCATCGCCGCCGCAGCGCGTGACCTCATTCAAGTGGAATACGAAGACCTGCCGGTGCTCACTGACCCGTTGGCCGCCATGCAGCCCGCCGCGCCGCGCCTGCATCCCGATAGCGAGAACACCTATCACCGCTACCGCGTGCGCTATGGCGGCGATATCGAGGCCGCCTTCGCCGCCGCCGATGTCATCGTCGAAGGCGAATATCACACCCCCGTGCAGGAGCACGCCTACTTGGCCCCCGAAGCCGGCCTCGGCTACATCGACGACCAAGGCCGCGTCACGGTGGAAGTCGCCGGCCAGTGGGCGCACGAGGAGCGCATGGCCATCGCCCACGCCCTCGATCTGCCCGAAGAGCAAGTGCGCGTGATCCACCCCGCCATCGGCGGTGCCTTCGGCGGCCGTGAGGATATGTCGGTGCAGATCGTGCTGGCCCTGGCCGCCTGGCGCCTGCATCAGCGCGGCATCCATCGCCCGATCAAGATCATCTGGTCGCGCGAAGAGTCGATGATCGGGCACCACAAACGCCATCCCTACATCATTCGCTCCAAATGGGGCGCTACCAAGGACGGCAAGATTATCGCCGCCCAATCCGAAGTGATCGCCGATTCAGGGCCATACATCTACACCTCGGTCAAAGTATTGGGCAACGCCACCCTGTTGGCCACCGGCCCCTACGTCATCCCCAATGTGCACGTGGATGCCTGCGCGGTCTACACCAACAACATTCCCAACGGCGCCTTCCGCGGCTTTGGCGGCCCGCAGGGCTCATTCGCCTCTGAATCGCAGATCAATAAGCTCGCCGCGGCCCTCGGCATCGATGCGGTGGAGTTGCGCTTGCTCAACGTGGCGCGTGAAGGCGATATCCTCGCCACCAACACTCCGCAGCCCAAAGGCGTCTCGCTCGACAAAGTGATCGCCGCCTGCGCCCGCGCCGCCGGCTGGCAGGAGCACGCCGGCGGCTGGCAGCGCCCCGCTCAGGGTTGGGGCACTGCGTCGCCGCCCGCCGCGCACATTCGCCGCGGCATCGGCTTTGCCAGCGCCTTTAAGAATGTAGGCTTCTCGTTTGGCTTCCCCGAGCGTGCCTGGGCCACGATTGAGATCCATGGCGCGGGCGAGATCGAACGCGTCGTGGTGCACCAAGCCGGCTCGGATGTCGGCCAGGGCGCCCACACCGCCTTCAAGCAGATGGCCGCCGAGGCCGTGGGCGTCCCGCTGGAAAAGGTGGAGCTGGTGGTGGCGGATACGGCCGTCACCGGCGATTCGGGCTCGGCCTCAGCCTCACGCCTGACTTTTATGGCGGGCAATGCCATCCGCGGCGCGGCCGCCGCCGCGCTGGAACGCTGGCACAACGAGGATCGCCCGGCCATCGCCGAATACAAGTATGTGCCCCCGGCCACCACGCTGCTCGATCCCGAAACCGGCGAGGGTGACCCGAACTTTGCCTATGGCTACGTTGCCGAGGCCGTGGCCGTGGAAGTGGATACCCAAACTGGCCAGGTGCATATCACCGATGTGCTCTGCGCCGATGATGTTGGGCGCGCCATCAACCCGCAGCAGATCGAAGGCCAGATCGAGGGTGCCGTGGTGCAGGCCGCGGGCTACACGCTGATGGAGAATTTCATCCAAGAGGGTGGCTACGTTAAGACGCCGTACTTCTCCAACTACCTGATCCCCACGGTGATGGATGTGCCCGACCGGGTGCAATCGCTGATCCTGGAATTTGCCGCAGACGAAGGGCCGT
- a CDS encoding FAD binding domain-containing protein: MWSTYLTVASVDEALAALAEHGAAARIVAGATDLIVEFERGARKGVHTLIDVTRIPGLDAITQDEAGRIHLGPLVTHNQCAASPLLRQAALPLAQAAYEVGAPQIRNRSTVAGNLITASPANDTIPALMALDATLVLRSSAGERSVRLAEFYTGVRRTVMQPDEMLVDIHFAALNPASQRGAFMRMTLRRAQAISVINAAVVLSLDAGKVSAAAITLGAVAPTIIRAPEAEAALVGLALDETSIAQAAQLAAAAASPIGDIRSSADYRKEMVRVAVARLLEELAQSQQPQRIPEKPVLLAKPTSRLVDQSTGQLVKSGPIDVSINGKQYLFASGHEKTLLRLLREEALLTGTKEGCAEGECGACTVFMDGKAVMSCLVPAPRAHGATITTVEGLAAPDGTLHPLQQAFVDHAAVQCGYCTPGFLMSGAMLLDEQPQPTRQQAKEAVAGNLCRCTGYYKILDAIESAGKAEAA, encoded by the coding sequence ATGTGGTCTACCTATCTCACTGTTGCTTCTGTTGATGAGGCCTTGGCCGCCTTGGCCGAACATGGCGCTGCGGCGCGCATTGTGGCCGGCGCTACCGATCTCATCGTAGAGTTTGAGCGCGGCGCACGCAAAGGCGTGCACACCCTCATCGATGTCACACGCATCCCCGGGCTGGACGCCATCACCCAAGATGAGGCCGGCCGCATTCACCTCGGCCCGCTGGTGACGCACAACCAGTGCGCCGCCAGCCCGTTGCTGCGCCAGGCGGCGCTGCCGCTGGCGCAGGCCGCCTACGAGGTCGGCGCGCCACAGATCCGCAACCGCAGCACCGTGGCCGGCAACCTCATCACCGCCTCGCCCGCCAATGACACCATTCCAGCGCTGATGGCGCTGGACGCTACGCTGGTGTTGCGCTCCAGCGCTGGCGAGCGCAGTGTGCGCCTGGCCGAGTTTTACACTGGCGTGCGCCGCACCGTGATGCAGCCGGACGAGATGCTGGTGGATATTCACTTCGCCGCCCTCAACCCGGCCAGCCAGCGCGGCGCCTTCATGCGCATGACCCTGCGCCGCGCCCAGGCCATCTCTGTGATCAACGCCGCGGTAGTGCTGAGCCTGGATGCAGGCAAGGTCAGCGCCGCCGCTATCACCCTGGGCGCGGTGGCGCCCACCATCATCCGCGCCCCCGAGGCCGAGGCCGCCCTGGTGGGGCTGGCCCTCGATGAAACCAGCATCGCCCAGGCGGCGCAGTTGGCCGCCGCGGCCGCCTCCCCGATTGGCGATATTCGCAGCTCGGCCGATTACCGCAAAGAGATGGTGCGCGTCGCTGTAGCGCGCTTGCTCGAAGAGCTGGCCCAATCGCAGCAGCCGCAGCGTATTCCGGAGAAGCCGGTGCTGCTTGCAAAGCCGACCAGTCGACTAGTTGACCAGTCGACTGGTCAGTTGGTCAAGAGCGGCCCTATTGATGTCTCAATAAATGGCAAGCAATACTTATTTGCTTCGGGCCACGAGAAAACCCTGCTGCGCCTACTACGCGAAGAAGCCTTGCTCACTGGCACCAAAGAAGGCTGCGCCGAGGGCGAATGTGGCGCCTGCACCGTATTCATGGATGGCAAGGCGGTGATGAGTTGCCTGGTACCGGCGCCGCGTGCCCACGGCGCCACGATTACCACGGTGGAGGGCCTGGCCGCGCCGGATGGCACGCTGCATCCGTTGCAGCAAGCCTTCGTCGATCATGCCGCCGTGCAATGTGGCTATTGCACGCCCGGGTTCCTGATGTCTGGCGCCATGTTGCTGGATGAGCAGCCGCAACCCACCCGCCAGCAGGCCAAAGAGGCCGTAGCCGGCAATCTGTGCCGATGCACGGGCTACTACAAAATTTTGGATGCGATCGAAAGCGCCGGCAAGGCGGAGGCAGCCTGA
- a CDS encoding chloride channel protein → MQIPASSRFVQLTSRVAAWLDRAQVSGQLVLSATAVAVGLGTGFGAIVFIWMLGQVSAVRDLLRHWLGSAPGLIVAMALAGFAVGWIIERFAREAKGHGVPEVMEAMVLRGGRIRPRVSLAKVIASSLTIGAGGSAGREGPIVQVGSALGSTIGQLLRFSNERIRTLVACGAAAGIAAVFNAPIAGSIFALEVILGSFTAHNFAAVVISAVSASVVTQAYLGNRPSFDVPAYPLSHPAELLIYLVLGLLAAVLAIVFIRGLYKVEDLSDAWSIPLRYKTALGMALTAVVGLLIPGEAVLGTGLPLIGDAIGSGFDFSIGLMLAILACKLLSTLFTLGTGNSGGVFAPSLFMGAMLGGIVGQAAHALWPTVAVNPGAYALVGMAATFAGAARAPMAAILIVFEMSNDYRLILPLMMASVVATLAAELMFSESIYTLKLKQKGISVRRGRVVDVLQSVRVDEVLSKPKPLAHNATLEQAEREFARQGRRTLPVVDGRSRLAGVFSLADLELAVQQDLPWKTPVRQLATPLAGISLAYADEPVGEALRRMSSRGLSMLPVVSRRRPGKLEGVVRRDDILSAYDLALARRTEVEHRAEQLRARNEEHTTFVEFQLSARGWAVGKTIADVAKRLPAGCVVVSIRRKGEVLIPRGATRFQRADQVMVYARKEDLEAVRATLG, encoded by the coding sequence ATGCAAATTCCCGCTTCATCTCGCTTCGTACAACTTACTTCACGTGTTGCCGCCTGGTTGGATCGTGCCCAGGTCTCCGGCCAGTTGGTGCTTAGTGCCACGGCGGTGGCCGTGGGCCTGGGGACCGGCTTTGGTGCCATTGTCTTTATCTGGATGCTCGGCCAGGTAAGCGCTGTGCGCGATCTCTTGCGCCACTGGCTGGGCTCCGCCCCGGGCCTGATTGTGGCGATGGCCTTGGCCGGCTTTGCCGTGGGCTGGATCATCGAGCGCTTCGCTCGCGAAGCCAAGGGGCACGGCGTGCCCGAAGTGATGGAAGCAATGGTCTTGCGCGGTGGGCGCATTCGCCCGCGGGTCTCGCTGGCCAAGGTGATCGCCTCCTCGCTCACCATCGGCGCGGGCGGCTCCGCGGGCCGTGAAGGGCCGATCGTCCAAGTGGGCTCGGCGCTCGGCTCGACGATTGGCCAGCTACTGCGCTTCTCCAACGAACGTATTCGCACCCTGGTGGCCTGTGGCGCCGCGGCCGGTATTGCCGCGGTCTTCAATGCGCCGATTGCCGGCTCGATCTTTGCATTAGAAGTCATTCTGGGCAGTTTCACGGCACACAACTTTGCGGCGGTGGTGATCAGTGCCGTCTCGGCCAGCGTGGTGACCCAGGCCTATCTGGGCAACCGCCCTTCGTTCGACGTGCCCGCCTATCCGCTCAGCCACCCGGCTGAGTTGCTTATCTATCTGGTGCTGGGTTTGCTGGCGGCCGTGCTGGCGATTGTCTTTATCCGAGGCTTGTATAAAGTAGAGGATCTTTCCGACGCGTGGAGCATTCCGCTGCGCTACAAAACCGCCTTGGGCATGGCGCTCACTGCCGTGGTGGGTTTGCTGATCCCCGGCGAGGCCGTGCTGGGCACGGGCTTGCCACTGATCGGCGATGCCATCGGTTCCGGCTTTGATTTTTCCATCGGGCTGATGCTGGCCATCCTGGCCTGTAAGTTGCTTAGCACCTTGTTCACCCTCGGCACGGGCAACTCCGGTGGCGTGTTTGCGCCCAGCCTGTTCATGGGCGCTATGCTGGGCGGCATCGTGGGCCAGGCGGCGCATGCCTTGTGGCCCACGGTGGCGGTCAACCCTGGGGCCTATGCCCTGGTGGGCATGGCCGCCACTTTTGCCGGGGCCGCACGCGCCCCGATGGCCGCCATTCTGATCGTCTTTGAAATGTCCAATGACTATCGCTTGATCCTGCCGTTGATGATGGCTAGCGTCGTTGCCACCTTGGCGGCGGAGTTAATGTTCAGCGAGTCGATCTACACGCTGAAGCTCAAACAGAAGGGCATCAGCGTGCGCCGTGGCCGCGTGGTGGATGTATTGCAGAGTGTGCGCGTGGACGAGGTGCTCAGCAAGCCCAAACCGCTGGCGCACAACGCCACGCTGGAACAAGCCGAGCGCGAGTTTGCCCGCCAGGGGCGGCGCACCCTGCCCGTGGTGGATGGGCGTTCCCGGCTGGCCGGCGTGTTCAGCCTGGCCGATCTGGAGCTGGCCGTGCAGCAAGATCTGCCCTGGAAGACGCCGGTGCGCCAACTGGCCACTCCGCTGGCCGGGATCAGCCTGGCCTATGCCGATGAGCCCGTGGGCGAGGCCCTGCGACGCATGAGCAGCCGCGGCCTGAGCATGCTGCCCGTAGTTTCGCGCCGCCGCCCAGGCAAACTGGAGGGCGTGGTGCGCCGCGACGATATTCTCAGTGCCTATGATCTGGCTCTGGCGCGCCGCACCGAGGTGGAGCACCGTGCCGAGCAGTTGCGGGCGCGCAATGAGGAACACACCACCTTTGTGGAGTTCCAGCTCTCGGCGCGCGGCTGGGCGGTGGGCAAAACCATCGCCGATGTGGCCAAACGCCTGCCGGCGGGCTGCGTGGTCGTCTCGATCCGGCGTAAGGGCGAAGTGCTGATCCCGCGCGGCGCCACGCGCTTCCAGCGCGCCGACCAGGTGATGGTCTATGCCCGCAAGGAAGACCTGGAGGCCGTGCGCGCCACCCTGGGCTAG
- a CDS encoding aspartate aminotransferase family protein, giving the protein MSISPELLQEAAALAARYLASLEDRRVFPDAQAIAALDALNIPLPADGQSPLDVLRQLNAHAGASVASAGPRYFGFVTGGTLPAALAASMLSAAWDQNTFSSVNSPVGVRMERIAIGWLRAALGLPEGADGAFVTGATMANFSGLLAARHALLARQGWDVEARGLFGAPEIRVVVGAEAHSSLFKALGMAGFGRERVERVPVDGRGRMRADQLPPLDERTLLCIQAGNVNTGAFDPAAELCAAARAAGAWVHVDGAFGIWAAASPALRHLTTGVELADSWATDGHKWLNVSYDCGAIFVRQPEHLAGAFAQQAAYLLRGEEREPYDFTPEASRRARGIEAWAALLSLGQSGLADLIERNCAQARHMAAGLQAQGFAVLNEVVLNQVLVSFGDDDFTQRMIAALQAEGTFWAGSSQWQGRSAMRISFSSWRTTLADVERCLRAVARVSARLNA; this is encoded by the coding sequence ATGTCTATTTCGCCCGAACTCTTGCAAGAAGCGGCTGCCTTGGCGGCGCGTTACCTCGCGAGCCTCGAAGACCGCCGCGTCTTCCCCGACGCGCAGGCGATTGCCGCGCTCGATGCCCTCAACATTCCTTTGCCGGCTGACGGCCAGTCGCCACTCGATGTTCTCCGCCAGTTGAACGCCCATGCCGGTGCCAGCGTGGCCTCAGCCGGGCCGCGCTACTTCGGCTTCGTGACCGGCGGCACGCTGCCCGCCGCACTGGCCGCCTCGATGCTGTCCGCCGCGTGGGACCAGAACACCTTCAGCTCGGTCAACTCGCCCGTAGGCGTGCGCATGGAGCGCATTGCCATCGGCTGGCTGCGTGCGGCACTCGGCCTGCCCGAAGGCGCCGACGGCGCCTTTGTAACCGGGGCCACCATGGCTAACTTCAGCGGCCTGCTAGCCGCACGCCATGCCTTGCTGGCCCGCCAGGGCTGGGATGTCGAGGCGCGTGGCCTCTTCGGTGCGCCAGAGATACGCGTCGTGGTGGGCGCTGAGGCGCATTCCAGCCTGTTCAAGGCGCTGGGCATGGCCGGCTTCGGGCGTGAGCGCGTGGAGCGCGTGCCAGTAGACGGCCGGGGCCGCATGCGCGCCGACCAATTGCCCCCTCTGGATGAGCGCACGCTGCTGTGCATCCAAGCTGGCAATGTCAATACTGGCGCTTTCGACCCGGCGGCTGAACTGTGCGCCGCCGCCCGCGCCGCGGGTGCCTGGGTGCATGTGGATGGCGCCTTCGGCATCTGGGCCGCCGCCTCGCCCGCACTGCGCCATCTCACCACTGGGGTGGAGCTGGCCGACTCGTGGGCCACCGATGGCCACAAGTGGCTCAATGTCTCTTACGATTGCGGCGCCATCTTTGTGCGCCAGCCTGAGCACCTCGCTGGCGCCTTCGCCCAGCAAGCCGCTTACCTATTGCGCGGCGAAGAACGTGAGCCGTACGACTTCACCCCCGAGGCCAGCCGCCGCGCCCGCGGCATTGAGGCTTGGGCGGCGCTGCTCTCACTGGGGCAAAGTGGCCTGGCCGATCTCATCGAGCGCAACTGTGCCCAAGCGCGTCACATGGCCGCCGGGCTGCAGGCGCAGGGCTTTGCGGTGCTCAACGAAGTGGTGCTCAATCAAGTACTCGTCTCGTTCGGCGATGATGATTTCACCCAGCGCATGATCGCGGCGCTGCAAGCCGAGGGCACCTTCTGGGCGGGCAGCAGCCAGTGGCAGGGGCGCAGCGCTATGCGCATCTCGTTCTCCTCTTGGCGCACCACGCTGGCCGATGTCGAGCGCTGCCTGCGAGCCGTGGCGCGCGTGAGCGCCCGCTTGAACGCCTGA
- a CDS encoding PaaI family thioesterase: MQNPIGLKLQFYADPAVKNGIVGEYRVPQVYEGYPGIVHGGVISTIMDEAVSRVFMLHDHNRFMYTARLTTKYRKHVPIGQPLRITGVAVKDRGRVAEARAAIFDASGELLAEAEALMVALPPEDLTDVNLDELGWRVYADGDA; this comes from the coding sequence ATGCAAAACCCCATCGGGCTCAAGCTCCAGTTCTATGCTGACCCTGCGGTAAAGAATGGCATTGTGGGGGAGTACCGCGTGCCGCAGGTCTATGAGGGCTATCCAGGCATCGTGCATGGCGGCGTCATCAGCACCATCATGGATGAGGCGGTGAGCCGCGTTTTTATGCTGCATGACCACAATCGCTTTATGTACACGGCGCGCCTCACCACCAAGTATCGCAAGCATGTGCCCATTGGGCAACCCTTGCGCATCACCGGCGTGGCGGTCAAAGACCGTGGCCGCGTGGCTGAGGCGCGGGCGGCCATCTTTGACGCCAGTGGCGAGCTGCTGGCCGAAGCTGAAGCCCTGATGGTGGCCCTGCCGCCCGAGGACCTCACCGACGTCAATTTGGATGAGCTGGGTTGGCGCGTCTATGCGGATGGTGACGCGTGA
- a CDS encoding four helix bundle protein, protein MATVNRFQDLRVWQSARDLVNQIYLQTNAGSFAKDFALRDQIRKAAISVMSNVAEGFDAGYDGEFVRFLSYSFRSTAEVQSQLYIALDQGYLSQADFDLILATTVDVRKKIRRLSAYLAEHKRAGFSARETAIEYVVNSATVELPDEFISDQATN, encoded by the coding sequence ATGGCAACAGTTAACCGGTTTCAGGATTTACGTGTCTGGCAATCAGCGCGCGATCTTGTCAATCAGATCTATCTACAAACAAATGCAGGGTCCTTTGCGAAAGACTTTGCATTGCGGGACCAAATTCGCAAAGCGGCAATATCTGTCATGTCCAATGTCGCGGAAGGGTTTGATGCAGGATATGACGGCGAATTTGTTCGCTTCTTAAGCTATTCATTTCGTTCCACAGCTGAAGTGCAATCACAGCTTTATATAGCCCTTGATCAAGGCTATCTTTCACAGGCTGATTTCGATTTGATCCTCGCCACGACCGTCGATGTTCGCAAGAAGATCCGTCGATTGAGTGCCTATCTGGCTGAGCACAAACGCGCAGGTTTTTCGGCACGAGAGACAGCTATCGAATATGTAGTTAATTCTGCAACGGTTGAGCTGCCCGACGAATTTATCTCCGACCAAGCAACTAACTAA
- the cofC gene encoding 2-phospho-L-lactate guanylyltransferase, with protein MSIWAIVPVKPLRRGKSRLAPVLSEDDRAALNERMLIHTIDTLKSVPELGEVLVVSRDPAALAIAREHGARTLQEDGAPHLNVALTRATAVAQTYTATSVLVVPADLPQLSPADLSAMLQAGKEGPAVVIAPDHHHEGTNALYVNPVGLVQYQFGEGSFQAHSAAAATAGARLHVLELLSLSHDVDVPEDLDFLQLSDVNKGATNEVV; from the coding sequence ATGTCAATTTGGGCGATTGTCCCCGTTAAACCCTTGCGCCGCGGCAAATCTCGCCTGGCGCCAGTGCTATCCGAAGATGACCGCGCTGCTCTCAACGAGCGCATGCTGATCCACACCATCGATACGCTCAAGAGCGTGCCCGAGTTGGGCGAAGTGCTCGTGGTCAGCCGAGACCCGGCGGCGCTGGCGATTGCCCGTGAGCACGGCGCGCGCACACTGCAAGAAGATGGGGCGCCACACCTCAACGTGGCACTCACCCGTGCCACGGCCGTGGCGCAGACCTATACCGCCACCAGTGTGTTGGTAGTGCCCGCTGATCTGCCGCAGCTCAGCCCGGCGGATCTCTCCGCCATGCTGCAAGCCGGCAAAGAAGGGCCGGCCGTAGTGATTGCCCCTGACCATCACCACGAAGGCACCAACGCGCTGTATGTCAACCCGGTGGGGTTGGTGCAATACCAGTTCGGCGAGGGTTCATTCCAGGCGCATAGCGCCGCGGCGGCGACAGCGGGTGCACGCCTGCATGTACTCGAGCTGCTCTCCCTTTCGCATGATGTGGATGTGCCGGAGGATTTGGACTTTCTACAATTGAGTGATGTAAACAAGGGAGCGACTAACGAAGTCGTCTAG
- a CDS encoding 2-phospho-L-lactate transferase — protein MKVLALAGGVGGAKLADGLAQVLPPEDLTIIVNTGDDFEHFGLTICPDLDTVCYTLAELANPITGWGRIDETQQAFSNIQTLGGPSWFLLGDKDLGTHLERTRRLRAGEALSAITADFCAAWGIAQRVLPMSDQPVRTMVHTNEGELAFQEYFVARRCEPQVSGFRFDGVEQAQPAPGVLAAIAAAELVVVCPSNPWVSVAPILAVPGVRDALAAKPIVAISPIIGGQALKGPAAKMFSELGILPSALAVAQHYGSLLRGFVFDEVDAAQSEAVAALGIMPLVTATVMKDRSDRAQLASQVLAFGSHLLA, from the coding sequence ATGAAAGTTCTCGCACTGGCCGGTGGGGTGGGCGGCGCCAAACTGGCCGATGGCCTGGCGCAGGTCCTGCCACCCGAAGATCTCACTATCATCGTCAACACCGGCGACGACTTTGAGCATTTTGGGTTGACCATCTGCCCAGACCTCGACACCGTGTGCTACACCCTTGCCGAGCTGGCCAACCCGATCACCGGCTGGGGCCGTATCGACGAGACCCAGCAAGCCTTCAGCAACATTCAAACCCTGGGTGGGCCGAGCTGGTTCCTGCTCGGCGATAAAGACCTGGGCACGCATCTGGAGCGCACGCGCCGTTTACGCGCCGGCGAGGCGCTCAGCGCCATCACCGCAGACTTTTGCGCGGCGTGGGGCATTGCCCAGCGTGTGCTGCCAATGAGCGACCAGCCCGTGCGCACCATGGTGCACACCAACGAGGGTGAGCTGGCTTTCCAAGAGTACTTCGTTGCCCGCCGCTGCGAGCCGCAGGTATCCGGCTTTCGCTTCGATGGCGTGGAGCAGGCGCAGCCCGCGCCTGGCGTTCTCGCCGCCATCGCCGCCGCCGAGCTTGTCGTCGTGTGCCCCTCCAACCCGTGGGTCAGCGTGGCACCTATTTTGGCCGTACCCGGCGTGCGCGACGCGCTGGCGGCCAAGCCAATAGTGGCCATCTCACCCATCATCGGCGGCCAGGCGCTCAAGGGCCCGGCGGCCAAGATGTTCAGCGAGCTGGGCATCCTGCCCAGTGCGCTGGCCGTGGCGCAACACTACGGCAGCTTGCTGCGCGGCTTCGTCTTTGACGAAGTGGACGCCGCGCAGAGCGAGGCCGTGGCCGCGCTCGGTATAATGCCCTTGGTGACTGCCACGGTGATGAAAGACCGCAGCGACCGTGCTCAATTGGCCAGCCAGGTGCTGGCCTTCGGCAGCCACCTGCTGGCATGA
- a CDS encoding gamma-glutamyl-gamma-aminobutyrate hydrolase family protein yields the protein MSSPLIGVITRSARSDFYQIDVIQTPRPYSEALVRAGAIPVLIPLNLPLDKLRELLGRLDGLVFTGGGDIEIHRFNGEPHEKLYDLDAERDEIEIQLVRQAAEDSKPFLGICRGLQITNVALGGSLYTHIADQLPAALQHSNFPDHPWDYLAHPVQVSEGSRLAEILGEPIVEVNSLHHQGIKELAAGLKAVASAPDGLVEAIELPEHPFALGVQWHPECLPDDARMQNLFRALVQASR from the coding sequence ATGTCCAGCCCACTAATTGGCGTCATCACCCGCAGCGCACGCTCTGATTTTTACCAGATTGATGTAATCCAAACGCCGCGCCCATACAGCGAGGCGCTGGTACGCGCCGGCGCAATCCCTGTGCTGATCCCATTGAACTTGCCGCTCGACAAGCTGCGCGAGCTGCTCGGCCGCTTGGATGGTCTGGTCTTCACCGGTGGCGGCGATATTGAAATTCACCGCTTCAATGGCGAGCCACACGAAAAGCTCTACGACCTTGACGCCGAGCGGGATGAGATCGAGATTCAACTGGTACGCCAAGCCGCTGAGGACAGCAAGCCCTTTTTGGGCATCTGCCGTGGTTTGCAAATCACCAACGTGGCCCTCGGTGGCAGCCTGTACACCCACATCGCTGACCAGTTGCCCGCTGCACTGCAGCACAGCAACTTTCCTGACCACCCCTGGGATTATTTGGCCCACCCGGTGCAGGTGAGCGAGGGTAGCCGCCTGGCCGAAATTTTGGGCGAGCCCATCGTCGAGGTCAATAGCTTGCATCACCAGGGCATCAAAGAGCTGGCGGCTGGCCTCAAAGCCGTGGCCAGCGCGCCGGATGGCCTGGTGGAAGCCATCGAGCTGCCGGAGCATCCCTTTGCGCTCGGCGTGCAGTGGCACCCGGAGTGCCTGCCCGATGATGCGCGCATGCAAAATCTGTTCCGCGCTCTGGTGCAGGCCAGCCGTTAA
- a CDS encoding nitroreductase family protein, with product MAAASLAPHDLHAWLRSRRSARRFLPQPVAAAALQRMLETATYAPNAHNRQPWRFVILESSQSRAALAAAMGQEFAAALQAEGLSAAEIEAQLARSAARLHEAPAAVLLCLDTSVLDTYADPARTQGELFMAMQSVALAGGQLLLAAQAEGLGGVWVCAPLLAQAAAQQALGLPPSWLAQAVLYLGYPASEPPPRPRQAVDDVTRWV from the coding sequence GTGGCCGCCGCAAGCCTAGCGCCACACGATCTGCACGCCTGGCTACGCAGCCGCCGCTCGGCACGCCGCTTCCTGCCGCAGCCGGTAGCCGCTGCGGCCTTACAGCGCATGCTGGAAACGGCGACCTATGCACCCAATGCTCACAACCGCCAGCCCTGGCGGTTTGTGATTCTGGAGAGCAGCCAGAGCCGTGCGGCCCTCGCTGCTGCGATGGGGCAGGAGTTCGCTGCAGCGCTTCAGGCCGAAGGCCTCAGTGCAGCAGAGATTGAGGCACAGTTGGCGCGCTCTGCGGCCCGCCTGCACGAGGCGCCAGCCGCCGTGCTGCTGTGCCTAGATACCAGCGTGCTGGATACGTATGCCGATCCCGCTCGCACCCAGGGCGAGCTGTTCATGGCCATGCAAAGCGTAGCGCTGGCGGGTGGGCAACTGCTGCTGGCCGCCCAGGCCGAAGGCCTCGGCGGCGTGTGGGTGTGCGCGCCGCTGCTGGCGCAGGCCGCCGCACAGCAGGCGCTGGGCCTGCCGCCTAGCTGGCTGGCACAAGCTGTGCTGTACCTGGGCTACCCGGCCAGCGAGCCGCCGCCGCGCCCACGCCAAGCGGTGGATGATGTTACGCGTTGGGTATGA